Proteins from one Mercurialis annua linkage group LG7, ddMerAnnu1.2, whole genome shotgun sequence genomic window:
- the LOC126654692 gene encoding reticulon-like protein B17 isoform X1, which produces MDSTPPPSHRSNPNSQTKSASRLARLTSSTENEESLHLSLDLIPSPATKKTTPSTPSNKSCTNALPLRELLLLSPSPSRKSRTRLPDRLDIADEAAMDPSGSRRRCKRLAAQLGSPRNSRRSRRRSEIEIREEKDLLNLAEEIGKVRKRRHSGRPKKEKITTAPSLPSEIPSPKVDECDSGNLERIGMVINELIMWKDVAKSSLWFGVGCLCFFSSCFAKGFSFSMFSAISQLGLLFLGGSFISNSICKRSNAEEGSNFKLKEDDMLKLGKLILPPANLAISATRKLFSGEPAMTLKVIPFMLLGAEYGHLITMWRLCAIGFFTGFTIPKLYSSYSGQINQKVEYTKGRVVETWEACSHKKIVAASAVTAFWNMSSVRTRIFAAFIFLVILRCWRQHVVPNQEGGGEQEQEQQQALVVADSERVDSATL; this is translated from the exons ATGGACTCAACACCACCACCTTCACACAGATCAAACCCTAACTCTCAAACAAAGTCAGCTTCACGTTTAGCAAGACTCACATCTTCAACCGAAAACGAAGAGTCTCTACACTTATCTTTAGACCTTATACCATCTCCAGCAACAAAAAAAACTACCCCATCAACACCCTCGAACAAATCTTGCACTAATGCACTTCCTCTACGGGAACTTCTCCTTCTTTCACCATCTCcttcaagaaaatcaagaaccCGTCTCCCCGACCGCCTTGACATAGCCGACGAGGCAGCTATGGATCCGTCCGGGTCTCGCAGGAGATGCAAAAGATTAGCAGCTCAATTGGGTTCGCCACGTAACAGCCGAAGGTCGAGAAGAAGATCGGAGATTGAGATTAGAGAAGAGAAAGATTTGTTAAATTTGGCTGAGGAGATTGGTAAAGTTAGGAAAAGAAGACATAGCGGTCGGCCTAAGAAAGAAAAGATTACTACTGCTCCATCTTTGCCTTCTGAAATTCCTTCTCCAA aaGTTGATGAGTGTGATAGTGGCAATTTGGAAAGAATTGGGATGGTGATTAATGAGTTGATAATGTGGAAAGATGTGGCAAAATCAAGTCTTTGGTTTGGTGTTGGGTGTTTATGTTTCTTCTCATCTTGTTTTGCTAAAGGGTTTAGCTTCAG CATGTTCTCCGCGATTTCGCAACTTGGCCTTCTGTTTCTAGGTGGATCATTCATCTCGAATTCGATATGTAAAAG AAGTAATGCTGAAGAAGGAAGTAACTTTAAGTTGAAAGAAGATGATATgttaaaacttggcaaattaATACTTCCACCGGCAAATCTTGCAATTTCTGCGACAAGAAAGCTTTTCTCAGGAGAGCCAGCCATGACCCTCAAA GTAATTCCATTTATGCTTCTTGGAGCTGAGTATGGCCATCTTATAACTATGTGGAGGCTTTGTGCAATTG GTTTTTTCACTGGCTTTACCATTCCCAAGTTATATTCAAGTTACTCTGGTCAGATAaaccaaaaag TTGAATACACGAAAGGGCGGGTGGTGGAGACATGGGAAGCTTGCTCACACAAGAAGATCGTAGCAGCATCCGCAGTCACAGCCTTCTGGAATATGTCTAGTGTCAGAACTCGCATTTTTGCAG CGTTTATATTTTTGGTGATTTTACGGTGCTGGCGGCAACATGTTGTACCAAATCAAGAAGGAGGAGGAGAACAAGAGCAGGAGCAGCAGCAAGCTCTGGTGGTAGCAGACTCAGAAAGAGTAGATTCTGCAACTTTATAA
- the LOC126654692 gene encoding reticulon-like protein B17 isoform X2, producing MDSTPPPSHRSNPNSQTKSASRLARLTSSTENEESLHLSLDLIPSPATKKTTPSTPSNKSCTNALPLRELLLLSPSPSRKSRTRLPDRLDIADEAAMDPSGSRRRCKRLAAQLGSPRNSRRSRRRSEIEIREEKDLLNLAEEIGKVRKRRHSGRPKKEKITTAPSLPSEIPSPIDECDSGNLERIGMVINELIMWKDVAKSSLWFGVGCLCFFSSCFAKGFSFSMFSAISQLGLLFLGGSFISNSICKRSNAEEGSNFKLKEDDMLKLGKLILPPANLAISATRKLFSGEPAMTLKVIPFMLLGAEYGHLITMWRLCAIGFFTGFTIPKLYSSYSGQINQKVEYTKGRVVETWEACSHKKIVAASAVTAFWNMSSVRTRIFAAFIFLVILRCWRQHVVPNQEGGGEQEQEQQQALVVADSERVDSATL from the exons ATGGACTCAACACCACCACCTTCACACAGATCAAACCCTAACTCTCAAACAAAGTCAGCTTCACGTTTAGCAAGACTCACATCTTCAACCGAAAACGAAGAGTCTCTACACTTATCTTTAGACCTTATACCATCTCCAGCAACAAAAAAAACTACCCCATCAACACCCTCGAACAAATCTTGCACTAATGCACTTCCTCTACGGGAACTTCTCCTTCTTTCACCATCTCcttcaagaaaatcaagaaccCGTCTCCCCGACCGCCTTGACATAGCCGACGAGGCAGCTATGGATCCGTCCGGGTCTCGCAGGAGATGCAAAAGATTAGCAGCTCAATTGGGTTCGCCACGTAACAGCCGAAGGTCGAGAAGAAGATCGGAGATTGAGATTAGAGAAGAGAAAGATTTGTTAAATTTGGCTGAGGAGATTGGTAAAGTTAGGAAAAGAAGACATAGCGGTCGGCCTAAGAAAGAAAAGATTACTACTGCTCCATCTTTGCCTTCTGAAATTCCTTCTCCAA TTGATGAGTGTGATAGTGGCAATTTGGAAAGAATTGGGATGGTGATTAATGAGTTGATAATGTGGAAAGATGTGGCAAAATCAAGTCTTTGGTTTGGTGTTGGGTGTTTATGTTTCTTCTCATCTTGTTTTGCTAAAGGGTTTAGCTTCAG CATGTTCTCCGCGATTTCGCAACTTGGCCTTCTGTTTCTAGGTGGATCATTCATCTCGAATTCGATATGTAAAAG AAGTAATGCTGAAGAAGGAAGTAACTTTAAGTTGAAAGAAGATGATATgttaaaacttggcaaattaATACTTCCACCGGCAAATCTTGCAATTTCTGCGACAAGAAAGCTTTTCTCAGGAGAGCCAGCCATGACCCTCAAA GTAATTCCATTTATGCTTCTTGGAGCTGAGTATGGCCATCTTATAACTATGTGGAGGCTTTGTGCAATTG GTTTTTTCACTGGCTTTACCATTCCCAAGTTATATTCAAGTTACTCTGGTCAGATAaaccaaaaag TTGAATACACGAAAGGGCGGGTGGTGGAGACATGGGAAGCTTGCTCACACAAGAAGATCGTAGCAGCATCCGCAGTCACAGCCTTCTGGAATATGTCTAGTGTCAGAACTCGCATTTTTGCAG CGTTTATATTTTTGGTGATTTTACGGTGCTGGCGGCAACATGTTGTACCAAATCAAGAAGGAGGAGGAGAACAAGAGCAGGAGCAGCAGCAAGCTCTGGTGGTAGCAGACTCAGAAAGAGTAGATTCTGCAACTTTATAA